From Candidatus Nitricoxidivorans perseverans, the proteins below share one genomic window:
- a CDS encoding RNA methyltransferase, with translation MNAPSPLARIRIVLSQPSHPGNIGGAARAMKTMGLSRLVLVNPRFFPDRQADAMAANATDVLQNARVCSTLAEALAGTVSATALTARRRELAVAPLWAREAAAELAGQARTGEVALVFGNETAGLSNDEVALCKRWASIPTDPGSSSLNLAAAVQLLCYELRMAAVDPGPPPPILGAGEPAPHEEVEGLVKHLERAAIASGFLDPAAPKRLMPRMRRLFSRAGLEREEVNILRGMLASFEKKVD, from the coding sequence ATGAACGCTCCCTCGCCGCTTGCCCGCATTCGTATCGTGCTCTCCCAACCCAGCCATCCGGGCAATATCGGCGGTGCGGCGCGGGCGATGAAGACGATGGGTCTTTCCCGCCTGGTACTGGTCAATCCCCGGTTCTTTCCCGACCGCCAAGCCGATGCGATGGCGGCCAACGCGACCGACGTGCTGCAAAACGCCCGCGTGTGTTCCACGCTGGCCGAGGCGCTGGCCGGCACGGTATCGGCCACCGCGCTGACGGCCCGCCGGCGCGAGCTGGCGGTGGCGCCGCTATGGGCGAGGGAGGCCGCGGCCGAACTGGCGGGGCAGGCGCGGACGGGCGAGGTGGCGCTCGTATTCGGCAACGAGACGGCCGGGCTTTCCAACGACGAGGTCGCGCTCTGCAAGCGCTGGGCGTCCATCCCGACCGATCCCGGATCGAGTTCGCTCAACCTCGCCGCCGCCGTGCAGCTGCTGTGCTACGAGCTGCGCATGGCGGCCGTCGATCCCGGCCCGCCGCCGCCGATACTCGGTGCCGGCGAACCGGCGCCCCATGAGGAGGTCGAGGGGCTCGTCAAACATCTGGAGCGCGCCGCGATCGCCAGCGGTTTTCTCGACCCCGCGGCGCCCAAGCGCCTGATGCCGCGCATGCGGCGGCTGTTTTCGCGCGCCGGCCTGGAGCGCGAGGAGGTGAATATCCTCCGGGGCATGCTGGCTTCTTTTGAAAAGAAAGTTGACTGA
- the cysE gene encoding serine O-acetyltransferase, whose translation MIARLREDIACVFQRDPAARTTWEVLTCYPGFHAVTLHRLSHWLWGLRLRWLARATSHFARWVTGIEIHPGATLGRRVFIDHGMGVVIGETAEIGDGCTLYHGVTLGGTSWNKGKRHPTLLPGVVIGAGAKVLGPITVGEGAKIGSNAVVVRDVPAGATAVGIPAHIVEAGRDAARQEKAAEMGFSAYAVTKDADDPVAKAIHGLLDHAVETDRRIEVLLKYIERCGVPVEDDIATADKFDPNYLSKIVD comes from the coding sequence ATGATCGCCCGACTGCGTGAAGATATCGCCTGCGTGTTCCAGCGGGACCCGGCTGCCCGGACGACCTGGGAGGTGCTGACCTGCTATCCGGGTTTCCACGCGGTGACGCTGCACCGCCTGTCCCACTGGCTGTGGGGCCTGCGCCTGCGCTGGCTGGCGCGCGCCACTTCCCACTTCGCGCGCTGGGTCACCGGCATTGAGATCCATCCGGGCGCCACCCTCGGCCGGCGGGTGTTCATCGACCACGGCATGGGCGTGGTCATCGGCGAGACGGCCGAGATCGGCGACGGCTGCACGCTCTACCACGGCGTTACGCTGGGCGGCACTTCATGGAACAAGGGCAAGCGGCATCCGACCCTGCTGCCCGGCGTGGTCATCGGCGCCGGCGCCAAGGTGCTGGGGCCGATCACGGTGGGCGAGGGCGCCAAGATCGGCTCCAACGCCGTCGTGGTGCGCGACGTGCCGGCCGGCGCGACGGCGGTCGGCATCCCCGCCCATATCGTCGAGGCGGGGCGCGACGCCGCTCGCCAGGAGAAGGCGGCGGAGATGGGCTTCTCGGCCTACGCGGTGACGAAGGACGCCGACGATCCGGTGGCCAAGGCCATCCACGGACTGCTCGACCACGCCGTCGAGACGGACCGGCGCATCGAGGTGCTGCTCAAGTACATCGAGCGCTGCGGCGTTCCTGTCGAGGACGACATCGCGACCGCCGACAAGTTCGATCCGAATTATTTGTCAAAAATAGTTGACTGA
- the iscR gene encoding Fe-S cluster assembly transcriptional regulator IscR — MRLTTKGRFAVTAMIDLALRQHAGPVTLAGIAERQKISLSYLEQLFGKLRRHQLVSSVRGPGGGYCLAKPLETVSVADIIHAVDETLDATQCGGRGDCDDHHPCMTHNLWMSLNQRMFDYLSSVCLAELVEQQRNTRCAEGVEGTGAPRPERRPARRIPVVAAIA, encoded by the coding sequence ATGAGACTCACGACCAAAGGGCGTTTCGCCGTGACGGCCATGATCGACCTTGCACTGCGCCAGCATGCCGGGCCGGTGACCCTGGCCGGCATCGCCGAGCGCCAGAAGATTTCCCTCTCTTATCTGGAGCAGCTCTTCGGCAAGCTGCGTCGGCATCAGCTGGTGAGCAGCGTGCGCGGCCCCGGCGGCGGCTATTGCCTGGCCAAGCCGCTGGAAACGGTGTCGGTGGCCGACATCATCCACGCGGTGGACGAGACCCTGGACGCCACGCAGTGCGGCGGCAGGGGGGATTGCGACGACCACCACCCCTGCATGACCCACAATCTCTGGATGAGCCTGAACCAGCGCATGTTCGATTACCTCTCATCGGTCTGCCTGGCCGAGTTGGTCGAGCAGCAGCGCAACACGCGCTGCGCCGAGGGTGTCGAGGGCACGGGGGCGCCGCGCCCCGAGCGCCGTCCCGCCCGCCGGATTCCCGTGGTGGCCGCTATCGCCTGA
- a CDS encoding cysteine desulfurase: protein MFAPVYLDHNATTPVHPAVLEAMLPFFSQRFGNPSSRHEYGRAARKAIDEARERVAHALGAHPTEVVFTGGGSEADNLFIKGAAACLPPGTIALPAIEHPGVREPARQLARQGWRRREIAVDAEGRVDAADFAAAMAERPSLVSVMLANNETGVIQDVAGLAEAARSSRAWFHTDAVQALGKLPVDFRGLNERGVHALSVSAHKLGGPKGVGALVVDKRVELAPLIAGGGHERGLRAGTENVPAIVGFGVACELAVSGLDGTAARLSRLRDALERGLADAGAAAVIFGAGAPRLPNTTCFALPGIDGETLVGKLDRAGFAIASGAACSSANPEPSHVLTAMGVEPGLARGAVRVSLGADNTPAQVEDFLLTLHATLSQLTSLTALETS, encoded by the coding sequence GTGTTTGCCCCCGTTTATCTCGACCACAACGCCACCACGCCGGTGCATCCCGCCGTGCTGGAGGCCATGCTGCCGTTCTTCTCGCAGCGGTTCGGCAATCCGTCGAGCCGCCACGAATACGGCCGCGCGGCCCGGAAGGCCATCGACGAGGCGCGCGAGCGGGTGGCCCACGCGCTGGGCGCGCACCCGACGGAGGTGGTCTTCACCGGCGGCGGTTCGGAAGCCGACAACCTGTTCATCAAGGGCGCGGCGGCCTGCCTGCCGCCGGGCACGATCGCCCTCCCGGCCATCGAACATCCCGGCGTGCGCGAGCCGGCGCGGCAGCTGGCCCGGCAGGGCTGGCGGCGGCGCGAAATCGCCGTGGACGCCGAGGGCCGTGTCGACGCGGCTGACTTTGCCGCGGCCATGGCCGAGCGCCCGTCGCTGGTGTCGGTGATGCTGGCCAACAACGAGACCGGCGTGATCCAGGATGTCGCCGGCCTGGCCGAGGCGGCGAGATCTTCCCGCGCCTGGTTCCATACCGACGCCGTCCAGGCGTTGGGCAAGCTGCCCGTCGATTTCCGCGGCCTCAACGAGCGGGGCGTCCATGCCTTGAGCGTTTCCGCCCACAAGCTCGGCGGCCCCAAGGGCGTCGGCGCGCTGGTGGTCGACAAGCGCGTCGAACTGGCGCCGCTGATCGCCGGCGGCGGCCACGAGCGCGGACTGCGCGCCGGCACGGAAAACGTGCCCGCCATCGTCGGCTTCGGCGTCGCCTGCGAGCTGGCCGTGTCGGGGCTCGACGGGACGGCCGCGCGGCTTTCCCGCCTGCGCGACGCGCTGGAGCGCGGCCTGGCCGACGCGGGCGCCGCCGCCGTCATCTTCGGCGCGGGCGCCCCGCGCCTGCCCAACACCACCTGCTTCGCGCTACCCGGCATCGACGGCGAGACGCTCGTCGGCAAGCTCGACCGCGCCGGCTTCGCCATCGCCAGCGGCGCCGCCTGTTCGAGCGCCAATCCCGAACCCTCCCACGTGCTCACGGCCATGGGCGTCGAGCCCGGCCTGGCGCGGGGCGCCGTGCGCGTGAGCCTGGGTGCGGACAATACCCCGGCGCAGGTGGAAGACTTCTTGCTTACCCTGCATGCAACCCTTTCGCAACTGACAAGCCTGACGGCATTGGAGACATCGTGA
- a CDS encoding inositol monophosphatase has protein sequence MHPTLNIAVKAARRAGQLINRASIDLGHLTVSLKQQSDYVTEVDRAAEAAIIETIRETYPKHAILAEESGASGDSEYQWIIDPLDGTTNFIHGFPQYAVSIAMAHKGVLTHAVVYDPGRNELFTASKGSGAFLNDKRIRVGKRVKLAESLIGTGFPYRMFDHVDAYMAIFKELARKTAGLRRPGAASLDLAYVASGRLDGFWEFGLSPWDIAAGALLISEAGGLVSDLAGEGGYLATGNLVAGSPKVFTQLLQIVQAHRTPSLAA, from the coding sequence ATGCATCCCACTCTCAACATCGCGGTCAAGGCCGCGCGACGCGCCGGCCAGCTCATCAACCGCGCCAGCATCGATCTCGGCCATCTCACCGTCAGTCTCAAGCAGCAGAGCGACTACGTCACCGAGGTGGATCGGGCCGCCGAGGCCGCGATCATCGAGACCATCCGCGAAACCTACCCGAAGCACGCCATCCTGGCGGAGGAGAGCGGCGCCTCCGGCGACTCGGAATACCAGTGGATCATCGATCCGCTCGACGGCACGACCAACTTCATCCACGGTTTTCCGCAGTACGCCGTCTCCATCGCCATGGCCCACAAGGGCGTGCTGACCCACGCCGTCGTCTACGATCCGGGCCGCAACGAGCTATTCACCGCCAGCAAGGGCTCCGGCGCTTTCCTCAACGACAAGCGCATCCGCGTCGGCAAGCGCGTCAAGCTGGCCGAGAGCCTCATCGGCACGGGCTTCCCCTACCGCATGTTCGACCATGTGGACGCCTATATGGCCATCTTCAAGGAGCTGGCCCGCAAGACCGCCGGCCTGCGCCGGCCCGGCGCCGCCTCGCTCGACCTCGCCTACGTCGCCAGCGGCCGGCTCGACGGCTTCTGGGAATTCGGCCTCTCGCCCTGGGACATCGCCGCCGGCGCCCTGCTGATCTCGGAAGCCGGCGGCCTTGTGAGCGACCTGGCCGGCGAAGGCGGTTATCTCGCCACCGGTAATCTCGTCGCCGGCAGCCCGAAAGTCTTCACCCAGCTGCTCCAGATCGTCCAGGCGCACAGGACGCCCTCCCTGGCCGCGTGA